In Ignavibacteria bacterium, the following are encoded in one genomic region:
- a CDS encoding NADP-specific glutamate dehydrogenase produces the protein MSLDYVNSIMADVKAKNPNEKEFHQAVHEVVESLSVVFERHPEYRSNKILERIIEPERVIMFRVPWMDDQGNVHVNRGFRIEMNSAIGPYKGGLRFHPSVNLGILKFLAFEQVFKNSLTTLPMGGGKGGSDFDPKGKSDNEVMRFCQSFMNELVRHIGPNTDVPAGDIGVGGREIGFMFGQYKKLRNEFTGVLTGKGLNWGGSLIRPEATGYGAVYFAAEMLGTKGQALQEKKCLVSGSGNVAQYTIEKINHLGGKVVTLSDSNGYIYDEEGINAEKLAFVMYLKNVKRGRIQEYSAKYKNAVFTPIDAKHDYNPLWNHKADCAFPSATQNEITGKDAANLVKNGVYVVAEGANMPTTPEGIKVFLDSKILYGPGKAANAGGVATSGLEMAQNSMRYSWTREEVDNRLHLIMKSIHKTCVEVAERFGTPGNYVNGANIGGFLKVADAMLDQGLV, from the coding sequence ATGTCATTAGATTATGTCAACAGCATTATGGCTGATGTAAAAGCAAAAAATCCCAACGAAAAAGAATTTCACCAAGCGGTTCACGAAGTCGTCGAGTCGCTCAGTGTCGTATTCGAGCGTCATCCCGAATACCGCAGCAATAAAATCCTTGAACGGATAATAGAGCCGGAACGCGTAATAATGTTCCGTGTTCCGTGGATGGATGACCAAGGAAATGTTCATGTTAATCGCGGTTTTCGTATTGAAATGAACAGTGCAATCGGTCCGTACAAAGGCGGTTTGCGTTTTCACCCGTCGGTCAATTTAGGAATTCTAAAATTTTTAGCATTCGAACAAGTTTTCAAAAACAGTTTAACAACACTTCCGATGGGCGGCGGGAAAGGCGGTTCTGATTTCGATCCGAAAGGAAAAAGCGACAACGAAGTTATGCGATTCTGCCAAAGTTTTATGAATGAATTAGTCCGACATATCGGTCCCAATACTGATGTTCCCGCCGGCGATATAGGAGTTGGAGGAAGAGAAATCGGATTTATGTTCGGTCAATACAAAAAACTCCGCAACGAATTTACCGGTGTTCTCACTGGTAAAGGATTGAATTGGGGCGGTTCGTTAATTCGTCCTGAAGCAACCGGTTACGGAGCAGTGTATTTTGCAGCAGAAATGCTTGGAACAAAAGGACAAGCATTGCAAGAGAAAAAATGTTTGGTCTCCGGAAGTGGAAATGTGGCTCAATACACGATTGAGAAAATCAATCATCTCGGAGGAAAAGTCGTAACGCTTTCAGATTCCAACGGATATATTTATGATGAAGAAGGAATCAACGCGGAAAAACTTGCATTCGTAATGTATTTGAAAAATGTCAAACGCGGACGCATTCAGGAATATTCTGCGAAGTACAAGAATGCAGTGTTCACTCCGATAGATGCAAAACATGATTACAATCCACTTTGGAATCATAAAGCAGATTGCGCATTTCCTTCTGCAACTCAGAATGAAATCACCGGAAAAGATGCTGCGAATTTAGTGAAGAACGGAGTTTATGTTGTCGCCGAAGGTGCAAATATGCCAACAACTCCCGAAGGTATCAAAGTATTTTTGGATTCAAAAATTCTTTACGGTCCTGGGAAAGCGGCAAATGCAGGCGGCGTTGCAACATCAGGATTGGAGATGGCGCAAAACAGTATGCGATATTCGTGGACGCGCGAAGAAGTAGATAATCGTCTCCATCTTATTATGAAGAGTATTCACAAAACTTGCGTGGAGGTTGCGGAGCGATTCGGAACGCCGGGCAATTATGTGAATGGAGCAAACATCGGCGGCTTCCTTAAAGTTGCTGATGCAATGCTTGACCAAGGACTGGTATAA